The Serratia rhizosphaerae genome has a segment encoding these proteins:
- a CDS encoding dicarboxylate/amino acid:cation symporter → MKKNIFKSLYFQVLMAITLGVLLGHFYPDLGTQMKPLGDGFVKLIKMIIAPVIFCTVVTGIAGMESMKAVGRTGAIALLYFEIVSTIALIIGLVVVNVVQPGAGMNVDPATLDAKAVAVYAEQASQQGIIPFLLDIIPGSVIGAFASGNILQVLLFAVLFGFALHRLGEKGQLIFNVIESFSNVIFGIINMIMRLAPLGAFGAMAFTIGKYGVGTLVQLGQLILCFYLTCILFVVVVLGAIARANGFSIFKFVNYIKEELLIVLGTSSSESALPRMLDKMERLGCKKSVVGLVIPTGYSFNLDGTSIYLTMAAVFIAQATNAHMDIMHQITLLIVLLLSSKGAAGVTGSGFIVLAATLSAVGHLPVAGLALILGIDRFMSEARALTNLVGNGVATVVVAKWCNQLDSQQLKDTLNNKRPAGVADESQRST, encoded by the coding sequence ATGAAAAAAAATATCTTTAAGAGCCTTTATTTCCAGGTGCTTATGGCCATTACGCTGGGTGTGCTACTCGGCCATTTCTACCCTGACCTCGGCACTCAGATGAAACCTCTGGGTGATGGATTTGTTAAGTTAATCAAAATGATTATCGCGCCGGTGATCTTCTGTACCGTGGTAACCGGCATCGCAGGCATGGAGAGCATGAAGGCCGTCGGCCGCACCGGCGCCATTGCGCTGCTGTATTTTGAGATAGTCAGCACCATCGCGCTGATTATCGGCCTGGTGGTGGTGAACGTGGTACAGCCGGGGGCGGGGATGAATGTCGATCCGGCGACGCTGGATGCCAAGGCCGTGGCGGTATATGCCGAACAGGCCTCGCAGCAGGGGATTATTCCGTTCCTGTTGGATATTATTCCCGGCAGTGTGATCGGCGCCTTCGCCAGCGGCAATATCCTGCAGGTACTGCTGTTTGCGGTGCTGTTCGGCTTTGCGCTGCATCGCCTGGGGGAAAAGGGGCAGTTGATCTTTAATGTGATCGAAAGCTTCTCCAACGTGATTTTCGGCATCATCAATATGATTATGCGTCTGGCGCCGCTGGGCGCCTTCGGCGCGATGGCGTTCACCATCGGCAAATACGGCGTGGGCACCCTGGTGCAGTTGGGGCAGCTGATTTTGTGCTTCTATCTCACCTGTATCCTGTTCGTGGTGGTGGTGTTGGGGGCGATTGCCCGCGCCAACGGCTTCAGCATCTTCAAGTTTGTTAACTACATCAAAGAAGAGTTGCTGATCGTGCTGGGCACCTCGTCGTCCGAATCCGCGCTGCCGCGCATGCTGGACAAGATGGAGCGGCTGGGCTGCAAGAAATCGGTGGTGGGGCTGGTGATCCCGACCGGTTACTCCTTCAACCTGGACGGCACCTCGATTTATCTGACCATGGCGGCGGTGTTTATCGCCCAGGCCACCAATGCCCATATGGACATCATGCATCAGATTACGCTGTTGATAGTGCTGCTGCTCTCCTCGAAAGGGGCGGCGGGGGTGACCGGCAGCGGCTTTATCGTGCTGGCGGCGACCCTTTCCGCCGTGGGCCATCTGCCGGTGGCGGGGCTGGCGCTGATTCTCGGCATCGACCGCTTTATGTCGGAGGCGCGTGCGCTGACCAACCTGGTGGGCAACGGCGTGGCGACGGTGGTGGTGGCCAAATGGTGCAACCAGCTGGACAGCCAGCAGCTGAAAGATACGCTGAATAACAAACGGCCTGCCGGCGTGGCGGACGAGAGCCAACGCTCGACGTGA
- a CDS encoding M16 family metallopeptidase encodes MQGTRIHLLVGGLLLAAASGGVQAEALQPDPAWQQGKLDNGFSWQVLDTPQRPSDRIELRLLVNTGSLVESSQQIGFAHLLPRLAMARNESSPQLRSLWQQGVDDEQPLPPAVSSYDFTLYNLSLPNNRPDLLKEALSWLAETSGKLPIDEQTVHKVVNSGADPIGLFPANTQDAWWRYRLKGSTLLAHDPGQAVKRPVNLEQLKDFYQQWYTPDVMTLYVVGRVDSRSLSEQINKTFSTLSGKRETPATMPTLAPLPPQPVSLMNEAIQQDMLSIMWDTPWQPIRDSQQLSRYWRSDLAREALFWHLQRALEKSPQKGAQLGFDCRVQYQRSQCAIHLNTSNANLKSALEFVATEMAAVRDNGLSQQEFDDLLAQKHDQLSKLFATYARTDTDVLMSQRLRSQQSGVVDISPEMYQKLRQAFLASLTPESLHQALKLQLSQDATLVLQQPKGEAETNMKQLQDVYNGIMAPPPAVVSEAPKPEGDAATPDGSAQ; translated from the coding sequence ATGCAGGGCACCAGAATTCATCTTCTTGTGGGTGGGCTGTTGTTGGCGGCCGCCAGCGGCGGCGTGCAGGCTGAAGCGCTACAACCCGATCCCGCCTGGCAGCAGGGAAAATTGGACAACGGGTTTTCCTGGCAGGTGCTGGATACGCCGCAGCGGCCAAGCGACCGCATTGAACTGCGGCTGCTGGTGAATACCGGATCGCTGGTCGAATCTTCCCAGCAGATCGGTTTCGCCCACCTGCTGCCGCGCCTGGCGATGGCGCGCAACGAAAGTTCGCCGCAGCTGCGTTCGCTGTGGCAGCAGGGCGTGGACGACGAACAGCCGCTGCCGCCGGCCGTTAGCTCGTATGATTTCACCCTCTATAACCTGAGTTTGCCGAATAACCGCCCGGATCTGCTGAAAGAGGCGCTGAGCTGGCTGGCGGAAACCAGCGGCAAGCTGCCGATCGACGAGCAGACGGTGCATAAGGTGGTGAATTCCGGCGCCGATCCGATCGGCCTGTTCCCCGCCAATACCCAGGATGCCTGGTGGCGTTACCGGCTGAAAGGCTCCACGCTGCTGGCGCACGACCCGGGCCAGGCGGTGAAGCGGCCGGTCAATCTTGAACAGCTGAAAGATTTTTACCAGCAGTGGTACACCCCGGACGTAATGACCTTGTACGTGGTCGGCCGGGTGGACAGCCGCAGCCTGAGCGAACAGATCAACAAAACCTTTTCGACGCTGAGCGGCAAACGGGAAACGCCGGCTACTATGCCGACCCTGGCGCCGCTGCCGCCGCAGCCGGTCAGCCTGATGAATGAAGCAATCCAGCAGGATATGCTGTCCATTATGTGGGATACGCCGTGGCAGCCGATTCGCGACTCCCAGCAGCTGAGCCGCTACTGGCGCAGCGATCTGGCGCGCGAGGCGCTGTTCTGGCACCTGCAGCGCGCGCTGGAAAAGAGCCCGCAGAAGGGTGCGCAGCTGGGCTTTGACTGTCGGGTGCAGTATCAGCGTTCGCAGTGCGCCATTCATCTCAACACCAGTAACGCCAACCTGAAGTCTGCGCTGGAGTTTGTGGCGACGGAGATGGCGGCGGTGCGCGACAACGGACTCAGCCAGCAGGAGTTTGATGATTTGCTGGCGCAGAAGCACGATCAGCTGAGCAAGCTGTTCGCCACCTATGCCCGTACCGATACCGACGTGCTGATGAGCCAGCGTCTGCGTTCGCAGCAGAGCGGCGTGGTGGACATTTCCCCGGAGATGTATCAGAAGCTGCGTCAGGCGTTTCTGGCGTCGCTGACGCCGGAGTCGTTGCACCAGGCGCTGAAACTGCAACTGTCGCAGGACGCTACGCTGGTGCTGCAGCAGCCGAAAGGCGAAGCGGAAACCAATATGAAGCAGCTGCAGGACGTCTATAACGGCATTATGGCGCCGCCACCGGCGGTGGTGAGTGAAGCGCCGAAGCCGGAAGGCGATGCGGCGACGCCGGACGGCAGCGCGCAATAA